Proteins found in one Eretmochelys imbricata isolate rEreImb1 chromosome 9, rEreImb1.hap1, whole genome shotgun sequence genomic segment:
- the CLDN18 gene encoding claudin-18 — protein sequence MSTTICQVMGFVVSSLGFAGCIAATGLDMWSTQDLYDNPVTAVFQYQGLWRSCVRQSSGFTECRPYFTILGLPAMFQAVRALMIVGIVLGAIGLLVSIFALKCIRIGNMEDSAKANMTLTSGIMFIVAGLCAIAGVSVFANMLVTNFWMSTANMYQGSMQTIQTRYTFGSALFVGWVAGGLSLVGGVMMCIACRGLVPEETNYKAVSYNASGRNISYKTAPYKAGTGYESEAKSKKVSAYNDTARSDDGKRSYPSKYDYV from the exons ATGTCAACAACAATCTGCCAAGTGATGGGCTTTGTTGTCTCATCTTTGGGTTTTGCTGGGTGCATCGCGGCCACTGGACTAGACATGTGGAGCACACAGGATTTGTATGACAACCCAGTCACGGCCGTGTTCCAGTATCAGGGACTCTGGAGGAGCTGCGTGAGGCAGAGTTCAGGTTTCACAGAGTGCCGGCCTTATTTCACCATTCTTGGGCTACCAG CAATGTTCCAGGCTGTGAGGGCCCTAATGATCGTGGGCATCGTCCTGGGTGCCATTGGCCTCCTTGTGTCCATTTTCGCCCTGAAATGCATTCGAATTGGCAATATGGAGGACTCCGCAAAAGCCAACATGACTCTGACCTCTGGCATCATGTTTATTGTGGCTG GTCTATGTGCTATTGCCGGAGTGTCCGTATTTGCCAACATGCTGGTCACAAACTTCTGGATGTCAACAGCCAATATGTACCAAGGATCGATGCAGACAATCCAGACAAG GTATACCTTTGGTTCAGCCTTATTTGTTGGATGGGTTGCTGGAGGCTTGTCCCTGGTAGGAGGCGTTATGATGTGCATTGCCTGCAGGGGACTGGTACCAGAAGAAACCAA tTACAAGGCAGTATCCTACAATGCATCGGGACGGAATATCTCCTACAAGACTGCACCATATAAGGCTGGTACTGGCTACGAATCTGAAGCCAAAAGTAAAAAAGTCTCAGCGTACAATGACACTGCTCGTAGCGATGACGGGAAACGCTCATACCCTTCAAAATATGACTATGTCTAG